CAGGTCGGCGTCCGTCACGGATGCTTCGGCGGGAGCACCCAGCGGCATGTTGATGTCGAAATCGCCTTCCGGTTCGATGATTTTCAGCGTCAGCATGAAGAAGATCAGCAACTGGAACACGACGTCAATCATCGGTGCCATCTGCGTTTCGATCTTTTCGCCTTTGCTTTGATGACGAAATTTCATGTCGTATCCACGATCTGAAAACCTGTCATTTCACCGCGGGAATTGCGGACGAACCAAACGGCTTCCGGTTGTCGTCTGCAAAACCCCGATTGGCTGACGAATCGACATTGCCGGCCGGGTTCCGTGCCGGCGCTTTACTGTTCGACCTTCTGAGTCGCCTTTAACGCAAATCTTTGAAATTCAATTCCGTTTTCCTGACACATCTGAATCAGCTTCTGGACCAGTCCCGCTTTCACGGAAGCGTCCGCCCGGATCTCCACGGTCACGTCGGCCAGATCGACGTTGATTGTGCGATAGAACTGAGCTTCCTGCTGAAGTCGTTTTCGGGTCCGGGCATCTTCGACGGGAAGCTTTTCGTCGCCGAAGAAGATGTATTCCGTGGGGTCTCTGATGGTGCCGTCTTTATCGCGCTCGAATCCGATGTTCAGCACGAAGGAGTTTTCCCGCTTCACTTCGGGTGGTTT
This is a stretch of genomic DNA from Planctomycetaceae bacterium. It encodes these proteins:
- a CDS encoding biopolymer transporter ExbD — its product is MKINSSNSDPPSVDMTPMIDIVFQLIAFFMVITNFEQNQADERVTLPKDQLAKPPEVKRENSFVLNIGFERDKDGTIRDPTEYIFFGDEKLPVEDARTRKRLQQEAQFYRTINVDLADVTVEIRADASVKAGLVQKLIQMCQENGIEFQRFALKATQKVEQ